A genomic region of Gossypium hirsutum isolate 1008001.06 chromosome D01, Gossypium_hirsutum_v2.1, whole genome shotgun sequence contains the following coding sequences:
- the LOC107921409 gene encoding pectinesterase: protein MVKLLALPFLITYFFTCVPLGNTAATITSCTQTPYPGVCNHFMGNGVNVATSSLALDQTRFSFRDLAIQVTLNQAVQAHRLVSTMDLTSFNERAKLAWNDCLELYQNTISHLNRSKSTNSPLDAQTWLSAAIANHQTCQNGFIDFNLASHLQTLPPMLANFSKLISNSLAINKPTISVTAKQVGNRRLFAHGFPTWLSGSDRKLLQKIGAPLNADIVVAQDGSGNFKTISEAVAAAGGAKRTVIHVKAGVYNENVDIQRSARNIMLIGDGIGATVVTGNKNAQTTTTFRTATFAVVGDGFIARDITFENTAGPQRHQAVALRSGSDFSVFYRCSFKGYQDTLYVYSQRQFYRDCDIYGTVDFIFGDAVAFFQNCNIYIRRPMNSQINTITAQARTDPNENTGIIVHNSRVTAASDLRAVQGSFKNYLGRPWQKYSRTVFMKTGLDGLIEAEGWLPWSGNFGLSSLYYAEHMNTGVGASTGGRVKWGGYHVIDAVEAEKFTVGNFLAGNAWIPGTGVPFDVGL, encoded by the exons ATGGTTAAGCTTCTTGCCCTACCATTTCTCATTACTTATTTCTTCACTTGTGTTCCCCTAGGGAACACTGCAGCTACAATAACATCATGTACCCAAACACCCTACCCCGGTGTCTGCAACCATTTCATGGGAAATGGTGTTAATGTTGCAACATCAAGCCTTGCCCTTGATCAAACCCGCTTCTCCTTCCGTGACCTTGCGATTCAGGTCACCCTAAACCAAGCGGTTCAAGCTCATCGCCTCGTCTCTACCATGGACTTGACTTCTTTCAATGAGCGAGCCAAATTGGCTTGGAACGATTGCTTGGAGCTCTACCAGAACACCATTTCCCATCTTAACCGATCAAAGAGCACCAACAGTCCATTAGATGCTCAAACCTGGTTAAGTGCTGCCATTGCCAACCATCAAACTTGTCAAAACGGCTTCATTGACTTCAACTTGGCCTCTCATTTACAAACCTTACCACCCATGCTAGCCAACTTTTCCAAGTTGATTAGCAATTCCCTGGCCATCAATAAGCCCACTATTAGTGTTACCGCTAAACAAGTTGGCAATAGACGCCTGTTTGCCCATGGATTCCCCACTTGGCTTTCCGGTTCCGACCGAAAGCTCTTGCAAAAAATCGGTGCACCGTTAAATGCTGACATTGTGGTGGCTCAAGACGGTTCTGGCAACTTCAAGACTATATCAGAGGCGGTGGCGGCGGCTGGCGGTGCCAAAAGAACTGTCATACACGTAAAAGCTGGAGTTTACAATGAGAATGTTGATATTCAAAGATCAGCTAGAAATATCATGTTAATTGGAGATGGAATTGGTGCCACGGTTGTTACTGGTAATAAGAATGCTCAAACTACGACAACTTTTCGCACAGCAACATTTG CCGTCGTTGGTGATGGATTCATAGCTCGTGACATCACTTTTGAGAACACCGCCGGACCCCAAAGGCACCAAGCGGTGGCCCTCCGCTCCGGCTCTGATTTCTCAGTCTTCTACCGTTGCAGCTTCAAAGGTTACCAAGATACCTTATACGTCTATTCCCAACGCCAATTCTATCGCGACTGTGACATTTATGGAACCGTAGACTTCATATTCGGTGATGCCGTCGCCTTTTTCCAAAACTGTAACATTTACATCCGACGACCGATGAACAGCCAAATAAACACCATCACAGCACAAGCGAGAACCGACCCAAATGAGAATACGGGGATAATCGTCCACAACTCACGTGTGACGGCGGCGTCTGACCTGAGGGCCGTTCAAGGTTCATTCAAGAACTATTTGGGGCGGCCATGGCAGAAATACTCGAGAACTGTGTTTATGAAGACTGGTTTGGATGGACTGATCGAGGCAGAAGGTTGGTTACCATGGAGTGGGAATTTTGGTTTGAGTAGTCTTTACTATGCTGAGCATATGAACACCGGCGTCGGTGCAAGCACAGGGGGGAGAGTAAAGTGGGGTGGATACCATGTTATAGATGCTGTTGAAGCCGAAAAATTCACTGTTGGTAATTTTCTCGCTGGAAATGCATGGATTCCGGGGACTGGAGTGCCATTTGACGTCGGACTGTGA